A region of Subtercola boreus DNA encodes the following proteins:
- a CDS encoding heavy metal-binding domain-containing protein, with amino-acid sequence MTDPGSTPLRKSVLSGLSGNEMYCVDLLGYHPGNLLVGNSVFSRGLLGSLSSGFRGMVGGEITAITNMITQGRHLSMQRLIAEMQQSQGHGATSVTTELIFHAQNIEFLSVASTVHQKEGVPSVAFTTSSDGQELFCQMDAGYQPVSFVMGNVAYSIGVGRGITGAFRQLAKGEVTEYSDLFSRTRNLALQRIVAEAQSVGANAVVGITTNILPFGGTAVQEMLMVGTASRHDMSDPALEAVGVVTSDLTAEEMWSLARIGYAPLKLVMGTSVYSLGFVGGITSAFKNFVKGEISELTQLIYGAREESLAKVQQQATAVGADDVIGIKTYVYDLGGGLIEFLAIGTAVKRSTVASTRSQQLPPQAIVRDRDTFFNSAEASYGVTLTRNQQ; translated from the coding sequence AGCGTCTTCTCGCGAGGGCTTCTCGGTTCGCTCAGTTCGGGTTTCCGAGGCATGGTCGGGGGTGAGATCACCGCGATCACCAACATGATCACCCAGGGGCGGCACCTGTCGATGCAGCGGCTCATTGCGGAGATGCAGCAGAGCCAGGGGCACGGCGCGACCAGTGTGACGACCGAGTTGATCTTCCACGCCCAGAACATCGAGTTCCTGTCGGTGGCGTCCACGGTGCACCAGAAAGAGGGCGTGCCCTCTGTCGCCTTCACGACCTCCAGCGACGGCCAGGAACTGTTCTGCCAGATGGATGCCGGCTACCAGCCGGTCTCGTTCGTCATGGGCAACGTCGCCTACTCCATCGGGGTCGGCCGGGGCATCACGGGAGCGTTCCGCCAGCTCGCCAAGGGCGAGGTCACGGAGTACAGCGACCTGTTCTCGCGCACCCGCAACCTCGCGCTGCAGCGGATCGTGGCCGAGGCCCAGTCGGTCGGGGCCAATGCGGTCGTGGGCATCACCACGAACATCCTTCCGTTCGGCGGCACGGCGGTGCAGGAGATGCTGATGGTGGGAACGGCGTCGCGGCACGACATGTCCGATCCGGCTCTCGAAGCGGTGGGGGTGGTGACCAGCGACCTCACTGCCGAGGAGATGTGGAGTCTCGCGCGCATCGGCTACGCGCCACTGAAGCTCGTGATGGGTACCTCGGTGTACTCGCTCGGCTTCGTCGGGGGCATCACCTCCGCCTTCAAGAACTTCGTCAAGGGTGAGATCAGTGAGCTGACCCAGCTCATCTACGGAGCGCGCGAGGAGTCGCTTGCCAAGGTGCAGCAGCAGGCCACCGCCGTCGGGGCAGACGATGTCATCGGCATCAAGACGTATGTGTACGACCTCGGCGGCGGGCTCATCGAGTTCCTGGCCATCGGCACTGCCGTGAAGCGCTCGACGGTCGCCTCGACACGCTCGCAGCAGCTTCCGCCGCAGGCCATCGTGCGCGACCGCGACACCTTCTTCAACAGCGCCGAGGCGTCCTACGGGGTCACGCTCACTCGGAACCAGCAGTAG
- the glnA gene encoding type I glutamate--ammonia ligase, translating into MFSDSSEVLKFIKDTDVKFLDIRFTDLPGVQQHFNIPASTVDEDFFSVGQMFDGSSIRGFASIHESDMQLIPDVSTAYIDPFRVERTLIVIFDIYNPRNGEIYSRDPRQVAKKAEKYLASTGIADTAFFAPEAEFYIFDDVRYEVKQNKSFYSVDSSEGAWNSGREEEGGNLANKTPFKGGYFPVSPVDQHADLRDDISLKLIDSGLILERAHHEVGTAGQGEINYRFDTMVHAADDILKFKYIVKNTASQWGKTATFMPKPLFGDNGSGMHTHQSLWNDGNPLFYDEAGYGGLSDIARWYIGGLLKHAPAVLAFTNPTVNSYHRLVPGFEAPVNLVYSAGNRSASIRIPITGTNPKAKRIEFRAPDASGNPYLAFAAQLMAGLDGIQNRIEPHEPVDKDLYELPPEEAKNIPQVPASLGEALLALEADNEFLTKGGVFTQDLIETWIEYKRENEIKPIAQRPHPFEFELYYGV; encoded by the coding sequence ATGTTCAGTGATTCTTCCGAGGTGCTCAAGTTCATCAAGGACACCGACGTCAAGTTCCTTGATATCCGCTTCACCGACCTTCCCGGCGTGCAGCAGCACTTCAACATCCCCGCCTCAACCGTCGACGAGGACTTCTTCTCCGTCGGCCAGATGTTCGACGGCTCGTCGATCCGTGGATTCGCATCGATCCACGAGTCCGACATGCAGCTCATCCCGGACGTGTCGACCGCCTACATCGACCCCTTCCGCGTCGAGCGCACGCTGATCGTCATCTTCGACATCTACAACCCGCGGAACGGCGAGATCTACTCGCGCGACCCGCGCCAGGTCGCCAAGAAGGCGGAGAAGTACCTCGCCTCGACCGGCATCGCCGACACCGCGTTCTTCGCCCCTGAGGCCGAGTTCTACATCTTCGACGACGTGCGCTACGAAGTGAAGCAGAACAAGAGCTTCTACTCCGTCGACTCCAGCGAAGGCGCCTGGAACTCGGGCCGCGAAGAAGAGGGCGGCAACCTCGCCAACAAGACCCCCTTCAAGGGCGGGTACTTCCCGGTCAGCCCCGTCGACCAGCACGCAGATCTCCGCGACGACATCTCGCTGAAGCTGATCGACTCAGGGCTCATCCTCGAGCGCGCCCACCACGAGGTCGGCACCGCCGGCCAGGGTGAGATCAACTACCGTTTCGACACCATGGTGCACGCGGCAGACGACATCCTGAAGTTCAAGTACATCGTGAAGAACACGGCTTCCCAGTGGGGCAAGACCGCGACCTTCATGCCGAAGCCGCTCTTCGGCGACAACGGATCGGGCATGCACACCCACCAGTCGCTCTGGAACGACGGCAACCCGCTGTTCTACGACGAGGCCGGCTACGGCGGGCTCAGCGACATCGCCCGCTGGTACATCGGCGGCCTCCTGAAGCACGCCCCCGCGGTGCTCGCCTTCACGAACCCGACCGTCAACTCGTACCACCGCCTGGTGCCGGGCTTCGAAGCTCCGGTGAACCTGGTCTACTCGGCCGGCAACCGGTCGGCGTCGATCCGCATCCCCATCACCGGAACGAACCCGAAGGCCAAGCGCATCGAGTTCCGTGCACCGGATGCCTCGGGCAACCCGTATCTCGCCTTCGCGGCGCAGCTCATGGCGGGCCTCGACGGAATCCAGAACCGGATCGAGCCGCACGAGCCCGTCGACAAGGACCTCTACGAGTTGCCGCCCGAGGAAGCGAAGAACATCCCCCAGGTTCCCGCATCGCTCGGCGAGGCCCTCTTGGCCCTCGAAGCGGACAACGAGTTCCTGACCAAGGGCGGCGTGTTCACGCAGGACCTGATCGAGACCTGGATCGAGTACAAGCGCGAGAACGAGATCAAGCCGATCGCCCAGCGCCCGCACCCGTTCGAGTTCGAGCTCTACTACGGCGTCTAG
- a CDS encoding RDD family protein: protein MSNAKPPSRWSGAAPSTWPGERLGFPEEGRGSVGRPGRRIGALLIDWAACFVVYAAFFFGNAWAATIIFMIEQIVLMAFTGGGFGHLLLGLRVVKVDGTFAGWWRPIIRTALLVLTIPALIWDSDQRGLHDVFAGTVLVRR from the coding sequence GTGTCGAATGCAAAGCCTCCGTCCCGCTGGTCTGGCGCTGCACCGAGCACGTGGCCCGGTGAGCGGCTCGGTTTCCCTGAAGAGGGTCGCGGCTCTGTCGGTCGGCCCGGGCGACGCATCGGTGCGCTCCTGATCGACTGGGCCGCCTGTTTCGTCGTCTACGCTGCTTTCTTCTTCGGGAACGCCTGGGCTGCGACCATCATCTTCATGATCGAGCAGATCGTGCTGATGGCCTTCACCGGGGGCGGCTTCGGCCACCTGCTGCTGGGCCTCCGGGTGGTGAAGGTCGACGGCACCTTCGCGGGCTGGTGGCGGCCGATCATCCGCACCGCCCTGCTCGTGCTCACGATCCCCGCGCTGATCTGGGATTCAGACCAGCGCGGGCTCCATGACGTCTTTGCGGGAACGGTGCTCGTGCGGCGATAG
- a CDS encoding glutamine synthetase III produces MSNKVRLQAVRDVEAYVPPAVSFIDSEAPGEIFGENVFNQVVMQKRLPKSVYKSVMATIEHGAMLDPAIADAVASAMKDWALEKGATHYAHVFYPLTGLTAEKHDSFFEPIGDGTALAEFAGKTLTQGEPDASSFPNGGLRNTFEARGYTGWDVTSPAYVLENPNGNTLCIPTVFVSMTGEALDHKTPLLRSQQAMGTHAERVLKLFGHTDPEHVVSYCGPEQEYFLVDRHFFLARPDLLNAGRTLFGAKPPKGQEFDDHYFGAIPERVLGFMMDTERELFKLGIPAKTRHNEVAPGQFEIAPMFEKANLAADHQQLLMTTFKTIAKKHGMECLFHEKPFQGVNGSGKHVNFSLGNSEVGSVFVPGDTPHENAQFLVFCAAVIRAVHKYAGLLRASVASATNDHRLGANEAPPAIISIFLGDQLADVFEQIAKGPATSSKGKGKMVIGVDTLPVLPTDPGDRNRTSPFAFTGNRFEFRAPGSMQSVAGPMTTINTIMADSLDYIATNLEAAVADGTDFDQAVQTILTEIINEHGSVVFNGDGYADAWPIEAEKRGLANLKTTLDALPELITEPAMDLFEKYKVFNHREMHSRYEIGLEQYTLTIGVEARLTLELGTTVVLPAAVRHQTELALNIGALKAAGVETDTSTLETVSVPLAELRAALVVLKSALDDDGHHEALAEAEHARNALLPAMAAVRTAADTLEEIVADDLWALPTYQEMLFIL; encoded by the coding sequence ATGAGCAACAAGGTCCGTTTGCAGGCTGTCCGCGACGTTGAGGCCTATGTGCCTCCCGCGGTCAGCTTCATCGACTCGGAGGCGCCGGGCGAGATCTTCGGCGAGAACGTCTTCAACCAGGTCGTCATGCAGAAGCGCCTGCCGAAGTCGGTCTACAAGTCGGTCATGGCGACCATCGAGCACGGCGCGATGCTCGACCCTGCCATCGCCGACGCCGTGGCAAGTGCGATGAAGGACTGGGCGCTCGAAAAGGGCGCCACCCACTACGCACACGTCTTCTACCCGCTCACCGGTCTCACGGCGGAGAAGCACGACAGCTTCTTCGAGCCGATCGGCGACGGAACGGCCCTCGCCGAGTTCGCTGGCAAGACCCTGACGCAGGGTGAGCCTGATGCGTCCAGCTTCCCGAACGGCGGGCTCCGCAACACGTTCGAAGCCCGCGGCTACACGGGCTGGGATGTCACGAGCCCTGCCTATGTGCTCGAGAACCCGAACGGCAACACCCTGTGCATCCCGACCGTCTTCGTGTCGATGACGGGTGAGGCCCTCGACCACAAGACGCCGCTGCTCCGCTCGCAGCAGGCGATGGGCACGCACGCCGAGCGCGTGCTGAAGCTGTTCGGGCACACGGATCCCGAGCACGTGGTGTCGTACTGCGGCCCTGAGCAGGAGTACTTCCTCGTCGACCGGCACTTCTTCCTCGCTCGCCCCGACCTGCTGAACGCCGGACGGACCCTGTTCGGCGCCAAGCCGCCCAAGGGCCAGGAGTTCGACGACCACTACTTCGGCGCGATCCCCGAGCGTGTTCTCGGCTTCATGATGGACACCGAGCGTGAGCTCTTCAAGCTCGGCATCCCCGCCAAGACCCGCCACAACGAGGTCGCCCCCGGCCAGTTCGAGATCGCCCCGATGTTCGAGAAGGCGAACCTCGCGGCCGACCACCAGCAGCTGCTGATGACGACATTCAAGACCATCGCCAAGAAGCATGGCATGGAGTGCCTGTTCCACGAGAAGCCGTTCCAGGGCGTCAACGGATCGGGTAAGCACGTGAACTTCAGCCTCGGAAACTCCGAGGTCGGCAGCGTGTTCGTGCCCGGCGACACGCCCCACGAGAACGCTCAGTTCCTGGTCTTCTGCGCGGCGGTCATCCGCGCAGTGCACAAATACGCTGGTCTCCTCCGGGCTTCCGTCGCCAGCGCCACCAACGACCACCGCCTCGGTGCCAACGAGGCTCCCCCGGCGATCATCTCGATCTTCCTCGGCGACCAGCTCGCCGACGTTTTCGAACAGATCGCCAAGGGGCCGGCCACGAGCTCGAAGGGCAAAGGCAAGATGGTCATCGGCGTCGACACGCTGCCGGTGCTGCCCACCGACCCGGGCGACCGCAACCGCACCAGCCCGTTCGCCTTCACGGGCAACCGGTTCGAGTTCCGCGCGCCGGGCTCGATGCAGTCCGTCGCCGGCCCGATGACCACGATCAACACGATCATGGCCGACTCGCTCGACTACATCGCCACCAACCTCGAGGCCGCGGTGGCCGACGGAACGGACTTCGACCAGGCGGTGCAGACGATCCTCACCGAGATCATCAACGAACACGGATCCGTCGTGTTCAACGGTGACGGTTACGCCGACGCGTGGCCGATCGAAGCCGAGAAGCGTGGACTGGCGAACCTCAAGACCACGCTCGACGCGCTGCCCGAACTGATCACCGAGCCCGCCATGGACCTGTTCGAGAAGTACAAGGTCTTCAACCACCGTGAGATGCACAGCCGGTACGAGATCGGGCTCGAGCAGTACACGCTCACCATCGGTGTCGAGGCACGGCTGACCCTTGAACTCGGAACGACCGTCGTGCTTCCCGCGGCCGTGCGTCACCAGACCGAGCTCGCGCTCAACATCGGTGCGCTCAAGGCCGCCGGCGTCGAGACCGACACGTCGACGCTCGAGACGGTCTCCGTGCCGCTCGCCGAACTCCGCGCGGCTCTCGTCGTGCTGAAGAGCGCGCTCGACGACGACGGTCACCACGAGGCGCTGGCCGAGGCCGAACACGCCCGGAACGCCCTGCTGCCGGCCATGGCGGCGGTTCGCACCGCGGCGGACACGCTCGAGGAGATCGTCGCCGACGACCTCTGGGCGCTGCCGACCTACCAGGAGATGCTCTTCATCCTGTAG
- a CDS encoding DUF4191 domain-containing protein: MARSKEKAPKAPKKPKEDGRIKQMWQVFQMTRRYDKNIVLLLVLSILVPVAIGLVLALLLSDGNGFVIAMWIVAGVLAGVLIALIVLGRRAEAAAYGQIAGQPGAVGAVLRSSLKRSWRGSEMPVAVNGKTQDAVYRAVGRGGVVLISEGPKSRTTRMLEDERRKVLRVLPNVPVTFLSVGPDDDAVPLHKIPAKLNRIKPNLTKPEVLAVSNRLTSLGSGNLPIPKGVDPMKARPQRGR; encoded by the coding sequence ATGGCACGCAGCAAAGAGAAAGCCCCGAAGGCTCCCAAGAAGCCGAAGGAAGACGGTCGCATCAAGCAGATGTGGCAGGTCTTCCAGATGACCCGCCGGTACGACAAAAACATCGTGCTGCTGCTGGTGCTGAGCATCCTGGTACCCGTGGCCATCGGCCTCGTTCTCGCACTGCTGCTGAGCGACGGCAACGGTTTTGTCATCGCCATGTGGATCGTCGCCGGTGTGCTCGCGGGCGTCCTCATCGCCCTGATCGTGCTCGGCAGGCGCGCCGAGGCCGCCGCCTACGGCCAGATCGCCGGCCAGCCCGGTGCTGTGGGCGCTGTGCTCCGCAGCTCGCTGAAGCGCAGCTGGCGGGGCAGTGAGATGCCCGTCGCCGTCAACGGCAAGACGCAGGACGCTGTCTACCGCGCCGTCGGCCGGGGCGGGGTGGTGCTCATCAGCGAGGGCCCGAAGTCACGCACCACGCGCATGCTCGAAGACGAACGCCGCAAGGTCCTGCGGGTGCTGCCGAACGTGCCGGTCACGTTCCTCTCCGTCGGCCCTGACGATGACGCGGTGCCGCTCCACAAGATCCCGGCGAAGCTCAACCGAATCAAGCCGAACCTGACCAAGCCCGAGGTGCTGGCCGTCAGCAACCGGCTCACGTCTCTCGGCTCGGGCAACCTGCCGATCCCGAAGGGTGTCGACCCGATGAAAGCACGCCCCCAGCGCGGACGCTGA
- the sucB gene encoding 2-oxoglutarate dehydrogenase, E2 component, dihydrolipoamide succinyltransferase, translating into MSESVNLPALGESVTEGTVTRWLKNVGDHVEVDEPLLEVSTDKVDTEIPSPISGVIEQILVQEDETVEVGTPLVTIGDGSGAAAAEPEVPAAEPAPAEAAPAEAAPAAPAEEAPAAEVPSVDAPTEAEAPAPAPAPEPAPAAAAPAPAAAAAPAAVPAPAAAAPAPAAAAAAQAPAAAAAAPAPAATAPAADAAGSNAGYVTPLVRKLAHDNSIDLSTVTGSGVGGRIRKEDVLAAVEAKSSAAPASAPAAAAAPVKLETSPLRGSTVPMSRLRKVVAERAVISMQTSAQLTSVVEVDVTKVAAFRTKVKDQFAEKTGTKLSFLPFFALAAAEALKAYPIINATIDGDSIVYPDHENISIAVDTERGLLTPVVRNAGELDLAGLAKEIADLAARTRDNKLKPDELGGGTFTLTNTGSRGALFDTPIVFLPQVAILGTGIVAKKPVVVTVDGSDAIAIRSTVYLALSYDHRIVDGADAARFLVAVKNRLEEGNFAGVLGI; encoded by the coding sequence ATGAGCGAATCCGTCAACCTTCCGGCACTCGGTGAGAGTGTGACCGAGGGAACGGTCACCCGCTGGCTCAAGAACGTGGGCGACCACGTCGAAGTCGACGAGCCCCTACTCGAGGTGTCGACCGACAAGGTCGACACGGAGATCCCCTCCCCGATCTCAGGCGTCATCGAGCAGATCCTGGTGCAGGAAGACGAGACCGTCGAGGTCGGTACTCCGCTCGTCACCATCGGCGACGGGTCGGGTGCGGCCGCGGCTGAGCCCGAGGTCCCCGCCGCAGAGCCCGCTCCCGCTGAGGCAGCGCCGGCAGAAGCAGCTCCGGCTGCTCCGGCCGAAGAGGCTCCCGCTGCCGAGGTCCCCTCGGTGGATGCCCCGACCGAGGCCGAGGCCCCGGCACCGGCGCCCGCTCCGGAGCCTGCGCCCGCTGCCGCTGCTCCCGCTCCGGCTGCTGCTGCTGCTCCCGCTGCAGTTCCCGCTCCGGCTGCTGCCGCTCCGGCCCCTGCCGCAGCCGCTGCCGCTCAGGCCCCCGCCGCTGCCGCCGCCGCTCCGGCCCCTGCCGCAACGGCTCCGGCCGCCGACGCTGCGGGCAGCAACGCCGGTTACGTGACGCCGCTCGTGCGTAAGCTCGCGCACGACAACAGCATCGACCTCTCCACGGTCACCGGATCGGGCGTGGGGGGCCGCATCCGCAAGGAGGACGTGCTTGCCGCCGTCGAGGCGAAGTCGTCCGCAGCTCCTGCTTCGGCACCCGCTGCCGCTGCCGCACCGGTGAAGCTCGAGACGTCGCCGCTCCGCGGTTCGACCGTTCCGATGTCACGCCTCCGCAAGGTCGTCGCAGAGCGCGCCGTCATCTCGATGCAGACCAGTGCCCAGCTCACGTCGGTGGTCGAGGTCGACGTGACCAAGGTCGCCGCCTTCCGCACCAAGGTGAAGGACCAGTTCGCGGAGAAGACCGGCACCAAGCTGTCGTTCCTCCCGTTCTTCGCCCTGGCTGCTGCTGAGGCCCTGAAGGCGTACCCGATCATCAACGCCACCATCGACGGTGACTCGATCGTCTACCCGGACCACGAGAACATCAGCATTGCCGTCGACACCGAGCGTGGTCTCCTCACGCCCGTCGTGCGGAACGCGGGCGAGCTCGACCTCGCCGGCCTTGCCAAGGAGATCGCCGATCTCGCAGCGCGCACCCGCGACAACAAGCTGAAGCCCGACGAGCTCGGTGGCGGCACGTTCACGCTGACCAACACCGGTTCTCGTGGCGCGCTGTTCGACACCCCGATCGTGTTCCTCCCGCAGGTCGCCATCCTCGGCACCGGCATCGTTGCGAAGAAGCCGGTCGTCGTGACGGTCGACGGCAGTGACGCGATCGCGATCCGCTCGACGGTCTACCTGGCCCTGAGCTACGATCACCGCATCGTCGACGGAGCCGACGCCGCCCGCTTCCTCGTCGCGGTCAAGAACCGCCTCGAAGAGGGCAACTTCGCGGGCGTCCTCGGCATCTGA
- the lpdA gene encoding dihydrolipoyl dehydrogenase encodes MSETNFDIVVLGGGSGGYAAALRAVQLGFTVALVEKDKLGGTCLHRGCIPTKALLHSAEVADVSRESAKYGVNTTFNGIDIAAVTAYREGIVTSKFKGLEGLIKARKITVVRGEGKLVAPKTVQVGDDLYTGKNMVLATGSYSRTLPGLEIGGRVITSETALALDYIPKKVAILGGGVIGVEFASVWKSFGADVSIIEALPHLVPNEEESVSKQFERAYRKRGIEFSLGIRFQSVTQNDQGVVVTLENGTTVEADLLLVAVGRGPSTAGLGFEEAGVTIDRGFVITNERLQTNLEGVYAVGDIVPGLQLAHRGFQQGIFVAEEIAGLNPQVVEDVNIPKVTYSDPEVASVGYTEAKAAEKFGADKVSSYDYNLAGNGKSHIIGTSGSVKVVRVNDGPVVGIHMIGARVGELIGEGQLIVNWEAYPEDVASLVHAHPTQNEALGEAHLALAGKPLHAM; translated from the coding sequence GTGTCGGAAACCAATTTTGACATCGTCGTTCTCGGTGGAGGAAGTGGTGGCTACGCGGCCGCCCTCCGCGCCGTGCAGCTCGGCTTCACGGTCGCACTGGTGGAGAAGGACAAACTCGGCGGCACGTGCCTGCACCGCGGGTGCATCCCCACGAAAGCGCTCCTGCACTCCGCCGAGGTCGCAGACGTGTCGCGTGAATCCGCCAAGTACGGCGTGAACACCACGTTCAACGGCATCGACATCGCTGCGGTGACCGCGTACCGCGAAGGCATCGTCACGAGCAAGTTCAAGGGCCTCGAGGGCCTGATCAAGGCCCGGAAGATCACCGTCGTCCGCGGTGAGGGCAAGCTCGTCGCGCCGAAGACCGTGCAGGTCGGCGACGACCTCTACACCGGCAAGAACATGGTCCTCGCCACGGGGTCCTACTCCCGCACGCTCCCCGGCCTCGAGATCGGTGGTCGCGTCATCACGAGCGAGACCGCTCTCGCGCTCGACTACATCCCGAAGAAGGTCGCGATCCTCGGCGGCGGCGTCATCGGTGTCGAGTTCGCCAGCGTCTGGAAGTCGTTCGGCGCCGACGTCTCGATCATCGAGGCGCTCCCCCACCTCGTTCCGAACGAGGAGGAGTCCGTGTCGAAGCAGTTCGAGCGCGCCTACCGCAAGCGCGGCATCGAGTTCTCGCTCGGCATCCGCTTCCAGAGCGTCACCCAGAACGACCAGGGTGTCGTCGTGACGCTGGAGAACGGCACCACGGTCGAGGCCGACCTGCTGCTCGTGGCCGTGGGCCGCGGACCGTCGACGGCGGGCCTCGGCTTCGAGGAGGCCGGCGTCACCATCGACCGCGGCTTCGTCATCACGAACGAGCGTCTGCAGACCAACCTCGAGGGCGTCTACGCCGTCGGCGACATCGTTCCCGGCCTCCAGCTCGCGCACCGCGGGTTCCAGCAGGGCATCTTCGTCGCCGAGGAGATCGCCGGTCTGAACCCGCAGGTCGTCGAAGACGTCAACATCCCCAAGGTCACCTACTCCGACCCCGAGGTCGCGTCGGTGGGCTACACCGAGGCGAAGGCCGCCGAGAAGTTCGGCGCCGACAAGGTCTCGTCCTACGACTACAACCTGGCCGGCAACGGCAAGAGCCACATCATCGGAACCTCCGGTTCGGTGAAGGTCGTGCGGGTGAACGACGGCCCCGTCGTCGGCATCCACATGATCGGCGCCCGCGTCGGCGAGCTCATCGGCGAGGGCCAGCTCATCGTGAACTGGGAGGCGTACCCCGAAGACGTCGCCTCGCTCGTGCACGCGCACCCCACGCAGAACGAGGCCCTCGGTGAGGCGCACCTCGCCCTGGCCGGCAAACCGCTCCACGCGATGTGA
- a CDS encoding leucyl aminopeptidase: MSLPDISITSQPAAEIAADALVLGVAQVDDRVVVLAGDTLPADSVTALEAMFAGLGFGGKRDEVQRVGPVTGIHSPVVILVGLGVPEATPDALRYAAGAATRRVRGFETVALGLPVGSAADARAVLEGAAIGAYDYTEYRFSTLEGRSAAAGSLILSSTLDGVDAAVEPARETARAVALVRDLVNAAPLDLYPATLVEKARAAAEGLPVELTVWEEADLLADGFGGILGVGQGSTRGPRLVKVAYQPSGASRHLALVGKGITFDSGGLSLKPPASMIGMKDDMTGAATVLAVALAAAALALPVRITAWLCIAENMPSGSAIRPGDVLTIHGGKTVEVLNTDAEGRLVLADGLVAASAEHPDAIIDVATLTGAQVTALGNRYVGVMGENDLVASVLASAAASAETLWHMPLPAELRPLLNSDIADLQNIKPGNTAGGMLIAGIFLREFVGQKADGSGPIPWTHLDIAGPAMNGGEGYGFTGKGPTGVTVRTLIDLAERMSAE; this comes from the coding sequence ATGAGCCTCCCCGATATTTCCATCACCTCCCAACCCGCCGCAGAGATCGCCGCCGATGCCCTGGTGCTCGGCGTCGCCCAGGTGGATGACCGTGTCGTCGTCCTGGCCGGCGACACGCTGCCCGCCGACTCCGTGACCGCCCTCGAGGCGATGTTCGCGGGCCTCGGCTTCGGCGGCAAGCGAGACGAGGTGCAACGGGTCGGGCCGGTCACGGGCATCCACTCCCCTGTCGTGATCCTCGTCGGGCTCGGTGTTCCCGAAGCGACACCGGATGCGCTCCGGTACGCGGCCGGAGCGGCAACCCGGCGCGTGCGGGGCTTCGAGACCGTCGCGCTCGGCCTGCCCGTCGGGTCGGCCGCGGATGCCCGGGCGGTGCTCGAGGGTGCGGCGATCGGTGCCTACGACTACACCGAGTACCGCTTCTCGACGCTGGAGGGCCGCTCCGCCGCCGCGGGCAGCCTCATCCTGAGTTCGACGCTCGACGGCGTCGACGCTGCGGTGGAGCCCGCCCGCGAGACGGCCCGGGCCGTGGCGCTCGTGCGTGACCTCGTCAACGCGGCGCCGCTCGACCTCTACCCGGCGACCCTCGTGGAGAAGGCGCGCGCCGCAGCCGAGGGCCTGCCCGTCGAGCTGACGGTCTGGGAGGAGGCAGACCTCCTCGCCGACGGCTTCGGCGGGATCCTGGGTGTCGGACAGGGGTCGACGAGAGGCCCGCGACTGGTCAAGGTCGCCTACCAGCCGAGCGGGGCATCCAGACACCTTGCGCTCGTCGGCAAGGGCATCACCTTCGACTCCGGCGGACTGTCGCTGAAGCCGCCGGCGTCGATGATCGGCATGAAGGACGACATGACGGGAGCCGCGACGGTGCTCGCCGTGGCCCTCGCGGCCGCCGCCCTAGCCCTGCCGGTGCGGATCACGGCGTGGCTCTGCATTGCGGAGAACATGCCCTCGGGCTCCGCCATCCGCCCCGGCGACGTGCTCACGATCCACGGCGGCAAGACCGTCGAGGTTCTGAACACCGACGCCGAAGGACGGCTCGTGCTGGCGGACGGACTCGTCGCGGCCAGCGCGGAGCACCCCGACGCCATCATCGACGTCGCCACCCTGACCGGGGCGCAGGTCACCGCTCTCGGCAACCGCTATGTGGGCGTCATGGGCGAGAACGACCTGGTCGCGTCGGTGCTCGCGTCGGCTGCGGCCTCGGCGGAGACGCTCTGGCACATGCCGTTGCCCGCAGAGCTGAGGCCGCTGCTGAACTCGGACATCGCAGACCTCCAGAACATCAAGCCCGGCAACACGGCGGGCGGCATGCTCATCGCGGGCATCTTCCTGAGGGAGTTCGTCGGCCAGAAGGCCGACGGCAGCGGGCCGATCCCCTGGACCCACCTCGACATCGCGGGACCAGCGATGAACGGCGGGGAAGGATACGGCTTCACGGGCAAGGGTCCGACCGGCGTGACCGTGCGCACGCTGATCGACCTGGCCGAAAGGATGAGCGCTGAGTGA